Proteins encoded by one window of Candidatus Pelagibacter giovannonii:
- the speB gene encoding agmatinase, producing the protein MKYLSNKNGFLGIDNDVNFKEKVVVVPFGLEKTVSYGGGTRNGPKEIIKASHQVELYDEELHCEPYKKIGIKTLKPFKIDKNIKKALKKMSDINQEILDKKLFPITFGGEHSITPGCIAPFVKKHKEICLLHFDAHADLRESYNGEKFSHASAIRRCLDHKNVSIISFGIRNISQSEIPFLKKNSSRIDIFWAKDKSKWDLKKFKKMIKNKTVYLTFDVDGLDSSIMPATGTPEPGGLLWDETLNIIRIAAKNSNIVGADINELSPIKGFNSYNFLVAKLAYKILSYKFLY; encoded by the coding sequence TTGAAATATCTTTCTAATAAAAACGGGTTTCTAGGAATTGACAATGATGTTAATTTTAAAGAAAAAGTAGTAGTTGTTCCATTTGGTTTAGAAAAAACTGTAAGCTATGGTGGTGGCACTCGTAATGGCCCTAAAGAAATCATTAAAGCATCACATCAGGTTGAACTATATGATGAAGAATTACACTGTGAGCCTTACAAAAAAATTGGGATTAAAACTTTAAAACCATTTAAAATAGATAAAAATATTAAAAAAGCTCTTAAAAAGATGTCTGATATAAATCAGGAAATATTAGATAAAAAATTATTTCCAATTACTTTTGGTGGGGAGCACTCAATAACACCTGGATGTATTGCTCCATTTGTAAAAAAACACAAAGAAATATGCTTACTACATTTTGATGCACATGCAGATTTAAGAGAGAGTTATAATGGAGAAAAATTTTCTCATGCCTCAGCTATTAGGAGGTGTCTTGATCATAAAAATGTTTCAATAATATCATTTGGGATCAGAAATATATCTCAAAGTGAAATACCATTCTTAAAAAAAAACTCCTCTAGAATTGATATCTTTTGGGCAAAAGATAAAAGTAAATGGGACCTAAAAAAATTTAAAAAAATGATAAAGAATAAAACAGTTTATTTAACATTTGACGTTGATGGTTTGGATTCAAGTATTATGCCTGCAACAGGTACGCCTGAACCAGGTGGACTATTATGGGATGAAACTTTAAATATTATACGGATAGCTGCTAAAAACTCTAATATTGTTGGTGCGGATATAAATGAACTTTCACCTATTAAAGGTTTTAATTCTTACAATTTTCTTGTAGCAAAACTTGCTTATAAAATTTTATCGTACAAATTTTTATACTAA